The Salvelinus fontinalis isolate EN_2023a chromosome 31, ASM2944872v1, whole genome shotgun sequence genome has a window encoding:
- the LOC129829910 gene encoding thyrotropin-releasing hormone receptor-like, translated as MENTNDTFQDVINFTQNEVLINMPQNSMEVQVITIVLALIICGVGIAGNIMVVLVVLRTKHMMTPTNCYLVSLAIADLIVLLAAGLPNISEVVDSWIYGYAGCLCITYLQYLGINVSSCSITAFTIERYIAICHSIKAQFICTVSRAKRIISFVWIFTSLYCTMWLFLVDTNETVYANGVLVSCGYRVSRNLYMPIYFLDLSLFYVLPLIVAVALYGLIARILFMSPLPTNLNGNSEGSIHQGRSSSTVEVLGKSNKGAVTSRKQVTKMLAVVVIIFALLWMPYRTLVVVNSFMDPPYLNTWFLLFCRLCIYTNSAINPIIYNLMSQKFRASFKKLCKGNGLDPEKVTKYNVPVYYSVMKDSSHESPEQTEQEDVSSYGNTGGKRVNLTDKCGNTGTMFSVA; from the exons ATGGAGAATACTAATGACACTTTTCAAGATGTCATCAATTTCACACAGAATGAAGTTCTGATTAATATGCCACAGAACTCTATGGAAGTACAAGTTATAACAATTGTTCTCGCACTTATAATATGCGGAGTTGGGATAGCGGGTAATATAATGGTGGTGTTGGTTGTGCTGCGTACCAAGCACATGATGACCCCTACTAACTGTTATCTTGTCAGTCTGGCTATTGCGGACCTCATTGTCCTTTTAGCGGCAGGTTTACCAAATATTTCTGAAGTAGTCGACTCTTGGATATACGGCTATGCTGGGTGCCTTTGCATCACATACCTGCAATACCTGGGTATCAATGTATCATCCTGCTCCATCACAGCCTTCACCATTGAGCGCTACATTGCTATCTGCCACTCCATCAAGGCACAATTTATTTGCACTGTGTCTCGGGCGAAGAGGATAATTTCTTTTGTGTGGATTTTCACCTCGCTTTACTGCACGATGTGGTTATTTTTAGTGGACACGAACGAAACTGTCTACGCCAATGGGGTGTTGGTCAGCTGTGGCTACCGTGTCTCAAGAAACCTCTACATGCCAATTTACTTTCTAGACTTATCTTTGTtttatgtcctccctctgattgTGGCTGTTGCGCTGTACGGTCTCATCGCAAGGATTTTATTCATGAGCCCCTTGCCAACCAATCTCAACGGCAATAGTGAAGGTTCTATACACCAGGGACGCTCCAGCAGCACAGTCGAGGTGTTGGGCAAATCAAACAAGGGTGCAGTGACGTCAAGAAAACAG GTTACTAAGATGCTTGCAGTGGTGGTGATTATTTTCGCCCTGCTCTGGATGCCATACCGGACGCTGGTGGTGGTAAACTCTTTCATGGACCCACCCTACCTAAACACATGGTTCCTGCTCTTCTGCCGCTTATGCATCTACACCAACAGTGCCATCAACCCTATCATCTACAACCTGATGTCTCAGAAGTTCCGGGCCTCCTTCAAAAAGCTTTGCAAGGGCAACGGACTAGACCCAGAGAAGGTTACCAAGTACAATGTGCCAGTGTATTACAGTGTCATGAAGGACTCTTCCCATGAGAGCCCTGAGCAGACAGAGCAGGAGGATGTCAGCAGCTATGGGAACACTGGTGGTAAGAGGGTCAACCTCACAGATAAGTGTGGGAACACCGGTACTATGTTCAGCGTTGCCTGA